One Pectobacterium polaris DNA window includes the following coding sequences:
- a CDS encoding CitMHS family transporter: MLTILGFSMVICFMYLIMTKRMSALIALILVPTLFALAAGFYQGLGAMMLDGIKTLAPTGVMLTFSILYFGIMIDAGLFDPLVRFILRLVKGDPLKVLVGTAVLTLMVALDGDSTTTYMIAIAAFLPLYQRLGMNVLGLTCLVNIASGVMNLSPWGGPTARAAAALRVDALDVFLPMLPAIILASLTLVGVAVFLGLQERKRLGIIDVSNFQNASINLGNGSDEESDANRRPKMFWPNFILTTLLLVFLVIGILPIQVLFMVGFAIAVMLNYPKLEEQKARIGSHAANVLAVTSLIFAAGIFTGILSGTGMVDAMAKSLLQVIPESFGPYLAVFTALISLPFTFLMSNDAFYFGILPVIAQTAVNYGITPEEIARASIVGQPFHLLSPLVPSLYLLVSLAKVDIGDHQRFAIKWAIFVSLSLLVGGIVFGAFPFYHQ; the protein is encoded by the coding sequence GTGCTCACTATTCTCGGTTTCTCTATGGTCATCTGCTTTATGTACCTGATCATGACCAAGCGGATGTCTGCGCTGATCGCGCTGATTCTTGTCCCTACGCTGTTCGCACTGGCCGCAGGTTTCTATCAGGGGCTGGGTGCGATGATGCTGGACGGCATCAAAACGCTGGCACCAACCGGCGTTATGCTGACATTTTCTATTCTCTACTTCGGCATCATGATCGATGCGGGGCTGTTCGATCCGCTGGTGCGCTTCATTCTCCGCCTGGTTAAAGGCGATCCGCTAAAAGTGTTGGTCGGCACCGCCGTATTAACCTTGATGGTCGCGCTGGATGGCGACAGTACGACGACCTATATGATCGCAATTGCCGCCTTCCTGCCGCTCTATCAGAGGTTGGGGATGAACGTGCTCGGGTTGACCTGTCTGGTTAACATCGCCAGCGGCGTGATGAACCTTTCCCCTTGGGGCGGCCCGACGGCGCGTGCCGCCGCCGCATTACGCGTTGATGCACTGGATGTTTTCCTCCCCATGCTCCCAGCGATTATTTTAGCCAGCCTGACGCTGGTCGGCGTGGCCGTGTTCCTGGGTCTACAGGAGCGCAAACGGCTGGGAATCATTGATGTCAGCAACTTCCAGAATGCTTCGATCAATCTGGGCAACGGCAGTGACGAAGAAAGCGACGCCAATCGCCGCCCTAAAATGTTCTGGCCTAACTTTATTCTGACCACCCTACTTCTGGTGTTTCTGGTGATCGGCATTCTGCCTATTCAAGTGCTGTTTATGGTCGGCTTCGCTATCGCCGTCATGCTCAACTATCCCAAGTTGGAGGAGCAAAAAGCGCGGATCGGCTCACACGCCGCTAACGTGCTCGCGGTGACATCGCTTATTTTCGCCGCTGGGATCTTCACCGGGATTTTATCCGGTACGGGCATGGTGGATGCCATGGCGAAGAGCCTGTTGCAGGTGATACCAGAAAGTTTCGGCCCGTATCTTGCGGTGTTCACCGCGCTCATTAGCCTGCCGTTTACTTTCTTGATGTCCAACGATGCGTTCTATTTCGGAATCTTACCCGTTATCGCCCAGACGGCGGTCAACTATGGTATTACCCCAGAGGAGATCGCCCGTGCGTCGATTGTCGGCCAGCCGTTCCACCTTCTCAGCCCGCTAGTGCCATCGCTCTATCTGCTGGTCAGTCTGGCAAAAGTGGACATCGGCGATCACCAACGCTTTGCAATCAAATGGGCGATTTTTGTCAGCCTGTCGCTGCTGGTCGGTGGTATTGTCTTCGGCGCATTTCCGTTCTATCACCAGTAA
- the fdhF gene encoding formate dehydrogenase subunit alpha produces the protein MQKVLTVCPYCGSGCKINLLVENGKVVGAEGANGVTNEGELCLKGYYGWDFLNDTKLLTPRLKQPLIRRQKGAPFEAVSWDEAIGFASSRLKAIKEKYGAESIMHTGSSRGPGNETNYVMQKFARAVTGNNNVDCCARLCHGPSVAGLQVTLGNGAMSNSICEIEKTDCILIFGYNAADSHPIVARRILKAKARGAKIIVCDPRHIETARIADLWLPLKNGSNMALVNAFANVLINEGHYDKAYVARHTEGFEEFSQTVAKYTPEYVADITGLPPKLIRDAMRIYAAAPSATILWGMGVTQWGQGVDVVKGLSGLALLTGNLGRPNVGVGPVRGQNNVQGACDMGALPNMFPGYQNVTDKTVLAKFADAWGVPALSDKIGYSLTDLPHKIKEGKIRANYVMGEDPLQTEPDLSMLRDAFNELDLLIVQDIFMTKTAAIADVILPATSWGEHEGVYTAADRGFQRFYKAVEPQGDVKPDWEIISLMATALGYPMHYNNTQEIWDELRELCPLYYGATYEKMAGLGYVPWPCPTEDSPGTPWLYAGNHFDRPGGKGLLLTAEWRPPMELVDEDYPLVLCTVREVGHYSCRSMTGNCTALQTLADEPGYVQVSPHDAERLGIHDQQLAWISSRRGKVISRVAVSERINKGAVYMTYQWWIGACNELTLDHLDPVSKTPEYKHCAVKLGAIDDQQAAENYVQQEYSQLKDRLRSTAENVS, from the coding sequence TGGTAGAGAACGGCAAAGTGGTTGGTGCGGAAGGGGCAAACGGCGTCACCAATGAAGGTGAGCTGTGCCTGAAAGGCTATTACGGCTGGGATTTTCTCAACGACACGAAACTTCTGACACCGCGTTTAAAGCAACCGCTGATTCGACGCCAGAAAGGTGCGCCCTTTGAGGCCGTATCTTGGGATGAAGCGATCGGCTTCGCCAGTTCCCGTCTGAAAGCGATTAAAGAGAAGTACGGTGCCGAGTCGATTATGCACACCGGCTCGTCACGCGGTCCCGGTAATGAAACCAATTACGTGATGCAGAAATTTGCCCGGGCGGTCACTGGGAATAATAACGTCGACTGCTGCGCCCGACTCTGCCACGGCCCTTCGGTTGCCGGGCTACAGGTTACGCTGGGCAACGGCGCAATGAGCAACTCTATCTGCGAAATCGAAAAAACCGACTGCATCCTGATTTTTGGCTACAACGCCGCAGACTCACACCCCATCGTGGCACGGCGGATCCTGAAAGCCAAAGCACGCGGGGCAAAAATCATCGTGTGCGATCCGCGCCATATTGAAACCGCCCGCATCGCCGATCTGTGGCTGCCGTTGAAAAATGGCTCCAACATGGCATTGGTCAACGCGTTCGCTAACGTACTGATTAACGAAGGCCACTACGATAAAGCGTACGTCGCCCGCCATACCGAAGGCTTCGAGGAATTCAGCCAGACCGTCGCGAAATACACGCCGGAGTACGTCGCTGACATCACCGGACTGCCGCCGAAATTGATTCGCGACGCGATGCGGATCTATGCCGCCGCACCGTCCGCCACCATTCTATGGGGAATGGGCGTGACGCAGTGGGGTCAAGGCGTTGATGTGGTCAAAGGGCTGTCTGGCTTAGCACTGCTGACTGGGAACCTGGGCCGTCCAAACGTTGGCGTCGGGCCGGTGCGTGGGCAAAACAATGTGCAGGGCGCCTGCGATATGGGTGCGCTGCCCAATATGTTCCCCGGTTATCAAAACGTCACGGATAAAACGGTGCTGGCGAAATTTGCCGATGCCTGGGGCGTGCCTGCACTCTCCGACAAAATTGGCTACTCGCTGACGGATCTCCCGCACAAGATAAAAGAAGGGAAAATTCGCGCCAACTATGTGATGGGCGAAGATCCGCTGCAAACTGAACCGGACCTGTCGATGCTGCGCGATGCGTTCAACGAGCTGGACTTGCTGATCGTGCAGGACATCTTCATGACCAAGACCGCCGCGATTGCCGATGTGATTTTACCCGCCACCTCCTGGGGCGAGCACGAAGGGGTCTATACCGCCGCCGATCGGGGCTTCCAGCGCTTTTATAAAGCCGTGGAACCACAGGGCGATGTCAAACCCGACTGGGAAATCATCAGCCTGATGGCAACGGCGCTCGGCTATCCGATGCACTATAACAACACGCAGGAGATCTGGGACGAGCTGCGAGAACTCTGCCCGCTGTATTACGGCGCGACCTACGAGAAAATGGCGGGGCTGGGCTATGTGCCGTGGCCGTGCCCGACAGAAGACAGCCCCGGCACGCCGTGGTTGTACGCAGGCAACCACTTCGATCGTCCCGGCGGGAAAGGCTTGCTGCTCACGGCCGAATGGCGACCGCCGATGGAGCTGGTGGATGAGGATTACCCGCTGGTCTTATGCACCGTGCGCGAAGTTGGCCATTACTCCTGCCGTTCCATGACGGGCAACTGCACGGCATTACAAACGCTGGCGGATGAACCGGGCTACGTGCAGGTTAGCCCGCACGACGCAGAACGTTTAGGCATCCACGACCAGCAGCTCGCTTGGATCTCGTCACGACGCGGCAAAGTGATCTCTCGCGTTGCCGTCAGCGAGCGCATCAATAAAGGTGCCGTCTATATGACCTACCAGTGGTGGATCGGTGCCTGCAATGAACTGACGCTGGATCATCTCGATCCGGTATCTAAAACACCGGAATACAAACACTGCGCCGTTAAGCTGGGGGCTATTGACGATCAGCAGGCAGCCGAAAATTATGTACAGCAGGAATACAGCCAGTTGAAAGATCGGCTGCGCAGCACCGCAGAAAACGTCAGTTAA